In one window of Drosophila innubila isolate TH190305 chromosome 2L unlocalized genomic scaffold, UK_Dinn_1.0 4_B_2L, whole genome shotgun sequence DNA:
- the LOC117781554 gene encoding uncharacterized protein CG1339, protein MSVFSCSIGVMWNTEDIRLLRSGPSNEVYKRIFLYSSWLLYWIARCCNFLKLRYNSHSRRLEHTQYNIIITKLILTVKCLFLLRHIVDYMVIGFVIWIHLFRVEKADGQNFLISLAMQGISINVLRRIVIFLHSQEDCRLIKQLVNEIIYISRTIESKFGMIYHCEFSLLGLYLCKMYLVYLIMETMWYKPYFLWINLFYWILMEYCEFAYFLYQLILLNWYRNLSFFLQSLTEYHETLEFISRHYHRRLLLLFKVHLRIIKLHKYIKEKVAWLPSAIYLGIFTSIFNMELLLECMIYAQDDIENKMYIIADGCLGPALVPLLNVLILGICTDRLRSVELTLQQQIVIINIQYIRKAYQHDNTLKVLHNEHTSLIVHQKLEPLLNEIVFGMICDREFAFDYFLTVMITALSFIQYTVSTNRNVAECVSHK, encoded by the exons ATGTCGGTTTTTAGTTGCTCGATTGGCGTCATGTGGAACACAGAGGATATTAGATTGCTGCGAAGTGGACCTAGCAATGAAGTTTATAAAAGAATTTTCCTATATAGCAGCTGGCTGCTCTATTGGATTGCACGGTGTTGTAATTTTCTCAAGTTACGCTATAATTCGCACAGTAGGCGATTGGAGCACAcgcaatataatattattattacaaagtTAATTCTGACGGTTAAATGCCTTTTTTTGCTGAGACACATTGTGGATTACATGGTGATTGGGTTTGTGATCTGGATTCATTTATTTCGAGTTGAAAAGGCGGATGGCCAAAACTTTCTGATCAGCTTGGCCATGCAAGGGATTTCCATAAACGTACTACGCCGCATTGTGATATTTCTGCATTCCCAGGAGGATTGCAGACTGATAAAGCAGTTGGTCAACGAAATCATCTATATCTCACGCACCATCGAGTCtaaatttggcatgatttatCACTGTGAATTTAGTCTATTGGGGCTTTATCTGTGCAAGATGTACTTGGTATACTTAATAATGGAGACCATGTGGTATAAGCCTTACTTTTTATGGATCAACTTATTTTACTGGATACTAATGGAGTACTGTGAATTTGCCTACTTCCtctatcaattaattttactcAATTGGTATCGCAACCTGTCCTTCTTTCTGCAGTCCTTAACTGAGTATCATGAGACCCTAGAGTTTATATCCCGTCATTATCATCGCcgtctgttgttgcttttcaaGGTTCATTTGCGGATTATTAaactgcataaatatataaaagagaaGGTAGCCTGGTTACCCTCAGCCATCTACTTGGGCATATTCACTAGCATCTTCAATATGGAACTTCTTCTGGAGTGTATGATCTATGCTCAGGATGATATcgagaataaaatgtatataatagcTGATGGTTGTCTGGGTCCCGCACTTGTTCCTCTGCTCAATGTGTTAATCCTTGGCATATGTACAGATCGATTACGCAGCGTAGAGTTGACTCTACAACAACAGATTGTGatcataaatattcaatatattcgTAAGGCCTATCAACACGATAATACACTTAAAGTGCTCCATAATGAG CATACTTCATTGATTGTGCACCAAAAACTGGAACCTCTTTTAAATGAGATTGTATTTGGAATGATTTGCGATCGAGAGTTTGCCTTCGACTACTTTCTGACTGTAATGATAACCGCATTATCTTTTATACAATACACCGTTTCAACAAATCGAAATGTCGCCGAGTGTGTGTCCCACAAGTAG